The Lates calcarifer isolate ASB-BC8 linkage group LG19, TLL_Latcal_v3, whole genome shotgun sequence genomic interval TTAATCGTAAGGATGGATTTGATAACCCCACTATGCCTCTCATTTCCACCACCCTGGCAATTAAGGACTACCCAGTGTGCCTGTTATTGGAGAGGCTGGAGCTGTGCAAaacagatacacatacacatacaatgTGCTCTGACATTCACCATGAGCTCTTTCCCTCctgctctccatcctcctcatcGGTTCAGCTTGTTACCAGGACAACCGTGGTTCTCAGGAGGTGAACTTTGAGACCAAATGAAAAAGAGCCATGGGATCGGAGgatcaatatgtttttttaacccATGACTGTAATCTAGCACACACTGAGTTGATACACAGCTTGAAACGCAACTCGGATTCCATGTTGTGTTGCTTAAAGTGCACTAATTTGCTTCTTTACAGTCATGTTTGCAGGAGTCTATTTCCCAGAGTAAAAGAGAGCGTGTTAATAAGAGCCCCTCAGTTTTCTGCCTCTCTATTCAGTACATCCCTGTTTTTCTTAAATAGCTCTCGTGTATCTGAAGCCATTCAATCAGTGTCTATTCACACAACTGTAATTGGCTCTTGTGTCTTTGCTGAAGAGGTTAGAGTTTGATACAACCTTACCACAAGATCAAATGATTGCTTTTTAACATGAACATACTGTATGGCTTCTCTATACATGTTATGTAGGTGGCATTATAGGGATTGAATGTGAATAGTCCTGATGACGATGGATtttctcctgcagagaaaaGTATATGCTAAATAttgaaatttatttaaaaaaattccACTGTTGGTGGTTTCCCGTAATAGGACAGGAGGAACTGACTGTTGGGACACACTAACACTAGTGGTTCTCTATGCTGTGTTATTCACATTGTTGCTCAATTCATCATCACCCATATTACAAAACACCACACTTTTCCTTCTATGAGCTTTTATTTCCTCCCTAAATATTAATTGAACCCAATGCTACTTCTCCTTCATTTTGTATTACcgtgtttgtttcctctggtcCTGTTCAGCTCCACCACCGAGCcatcacactgacacaagaTGAGATTCGTGCCGCCCTGTCTCACACTGACTTGGACCAGATGTGGCAGAGGGATCTGAGGCCTCTGTTGGTTACCAGGTATCCAGGCTCTGCGGGCAGCCAAGCTGTGCAGGAGGTGAGTTTATCATTTGTAGGATGATAATATATCATGGCTAGACCACAATTCCATGTAGTGTGGTGTGATACACAAAGCTAATTTGACAATAACTGGAAAGATGAATGTCAAAATCATCCTTCTTTTACCTTGTGGGAAACACAGTGTTTTAGTGGCAACATAATGGCAAAGATATATGCAGCTGATATCACACTGGTTTCCACTCTACATTTGGTGTCTTGCCTCAACATGTTGTTTCAGTAGAAATTCATCTAATTCAAGAAATCACAAAATGCTGTTTCATTCCTGAAAAACAGGGAAGCAACAGGTCTACATCAGACTCTTCTTTTTCGCAAGTTTTATTGCCACAGACTAAAGTCAGCTAACTAGCAAGGCAATGATGAGGTGATGGACTCACAACTCATTACTAACAAGTAACGTGTGTGTTCATCTTCTTTTCAGCATATCAAAACAACCCTTGGTTCCCTTGGAGCACGCTGGGAAGTGACAGAGGATAAGTTTATGTCAGAAACACCTTACGGCCCCCTGCCCTTCACCAACCTAATCGCCACCCTCAACCCATCAGCCAAGCGCCGCCTGGTTCTGGCCTGTCACTACGACTCCAAGTACTACGCACCACAGTGGCACGGGAGGGAGTTCCAAGGCGCCACTGATTCTGCTGTTCCCTGTGCCATGTTGCTGGAGGTGGCACGAGCCCTGGATGAAGAACTGAAAGCTCAAAAGGTAGTGGGCTAACAAGTGACTTAAAGCTACAATGCGCTGCAATAAGTAAAACATTATTTCTCTGACTTCATGTGAACTATAGATGCCTAAATCCCTCCAGTGTGCAAATATGCATTTCAATGACAGTTAGGCCAATCAAGGGTGTGTATCAGTTTCTGTGGTCGTGGTTAGCACTAAAGGGATTTGAAGAAGAATCAGAATCAGTATCAGGTTAATTACCAAATAGGTTTTCAGTGGCGACCTCAATGTTTTGGGCCATAACAATAAACATAGTAAGCAGAAATATATTAAGAAAGATAAAGCAAATACTGCAAGACGAGAAACAAAAATAGAgaagtgaaaatataaatatgtacaatatgttatttaaatgaacagGCTGTGCAGTTTTGTGCAGGAGTATTGTTTCAGTGCTGTGAGGAGTTTAATTTAATAGTTAAGACAGgcattgttttatattttccttTTGTCAACAAGtctcatgaaaagaccaaaaccattagcatacatacacacattatcTGCCCTTTCCAATGTCCCAACTTATTCTGTGGCACACTGAAAATGTAAGTCTTTAAAAATGGGTCccaaatatacagtatagtttCATCTTAAAGGCTAAGGGATTTTCATGAATGCCTGGGCATTGTAGTTTTAGCACTCAAACAGGAGTGAACTCAAACTACAGTTCCCACGCTTTTGGTAATGATGGAACGTGTcatcagctgtgttttaaaattttcaacCACGATGGAGCtgtatggcacagaggaatggGCTGCTGTTTACCCGGCTTTAGCTACAATGACAATACCTAGGAGTAGGATCAattattgttggttttggtcttacTGAATGGGagaatgaaatgatgaattatGTATTTGTGGCTAAATgctaaacaggaaaaaaaatgtgtcttttgcTTTGTAGGTGAAAGCTTAAATTAGATTAGACATCCACAAACAAACCTCTGCAGATGTCTGTGCTCGAACTGAACCTCAGTGGCCACATTTCAAATCCAAAATTTGTAGTTATTGGCTTTGTTTTATGGTAATTAACACAGATTTGCCTTTAACAATGTGTCATTGTTGCATGCCCAAGTAATGCATACGGAATACATTTAGTATTCATGCAGCTTGCTCCACAGTTGAGAGACCCATCTATTGGGTGGACAGTGATGGGGCCTGTGACAGGGAGAGCAGACAAGGGACATGTTTATCAGACTCAGCTGTCTGTCACAAAGGTCACTGTACACACTGAATACAAATACATTAGCTGCCATGGAGGAGGACACATAATCAATATCATAGCTGATAAATCACATAGAAGATATTGGAAATTGAACATCACAGAAGCATATTATTTGAAAGTGTGACAAACTAAAGTATTAAATTAATatatcatatttaaaaaaacttgTTAAGTTTGTGTCACTGTTATCTCAtaaccactagagggcagcaaaACTCTTGAAATGGAAGCTGCAGTGGCATATAACTGtcacaatattttattttaacctcCCATATAGAGCTCCAACCCCAACCTGACCCTACAGCTGATCTTCTTTGACGGAGAGGAGGCTCTTTTCCAGTGGACCCCTACTGACTCCCTGTATGGCTCCCGCCACTTGGCCCAGAAGATGGAGAGCACCCCTCACCCGGCAGGAGCCACAGACACCAACCAGCTACACGGCATAGTATATATCACCTTTGCTCATCcttctctgtctaaacccaccTGAGATTAGCATAATCACTTAATTACGATCATCCCTTTGTTAGCCCACATCAATTCCAGTACAATCTGCTTAGCAGACACAGACACCTTAACAAGGGGGGGCACATGTCTTAAGAAGCTCTGTAttaagaaagaagagaaaaaaacatttataaaaatacatacatcaCAACAATATGTGCTAGTGCTgatga includes:
- the qpct gene encoding LOW QUALITY PROTEIN: glutaminyl-peptide cyclotransferase (The sequence of the model RefSeq protein was modified relative to this genomic sequence to represent the inferred CDS: deleted 1 base in 1 codon) codes for the protein MWRVATAAMAERSHGPSIMRLFYSVAIWMTFIHCSNGIPWTQEKLHHRAITLTQDEIRAALSHTDLDQMWQRDLRPLLVTRYPGSAGSQAVQEHIKTTLGSLGARWEVTEDKFMSETPYGPLPFTNLIATLNPSAKRRLVLACHYDSKYYAPQWHGREFQGATDSAVPCAMLLEVARALDEELKAQKSSNPNLTLQLIFFDGEEALFQWTPTDSLYGSRHLAQKMESTPHPAGATDTNQLHGIDLFVLLDLLGAPSPHIGNQFPNTTPWLSRLQNIEKRLHSMNQLVDHPISVEYFWPNRPVGHIQDDHVPFLNKGVRILHLIPSPFPSVWHTFDDNEQNLDRTTIQNLNKIFQVFVLEYLNARPVLPSTPSTPSVSSNPQNAP